A region from the Nocardia terpenica genome encodes:
- a CDS encoding helix-turn-helix domain-containing protein yields the protein MRRFLRRRTRGGRLYSGTLPEIDETDSEGNELTTGSTLARRGLGRELKRLRERAKVNLTQASRLIGVSPQTIGRMEDGLPTKVSDLYINTLCDGYRATKREREVVMDLALEVRTTQQRGGGWWRPYANELKAKFDHYMALEEAAQSFTTWRLNAVPGLVQTLEYRRAITWTESPDMPPEQVDKRVEMFIRRQARLKDPDFRMEVLLSEFALRDQIGGPSVMHEQLHYLLEASELPNVTIRIVPFDASGHLGSIVGSFALLEFPRLPATGLIAPPVVYVEGYAGDLYLELEADVDRYRHALQEIGRVALGEAESRAFILAVAKEYGE from the coding sequence GTGCGACGATTCCTGCGCAGGCGGACCCGAGGGGGACGCCTCTATAGCGGGACCCTTCCAGAAATCGATGAAACCGATAGTGAGGGAAACGAATTGACAACTGGATCCACACTCGCGCGGCGCGGACTCGGGCGTGAGCTGAAGCGACTCCGGGAGCGCGCCAAGGTGAACCTGACCCAGGCCAGTCGACTCATAGGCGTGTCACCGCAGACCATTGGCCGCATGGAGGACGGTCTGCCCACCAAGGTATCCGACCTGTACATCAACACCCTGTGCGACGGCTACCGGGCCACCAAACGAGAGCGCGAGGTGGTCATGGATCTGGCTCTGGAGGTTCGTACCACGCAGCAGCGAGGCGGCGGCTGGTGGAGGCCGTATGCGAACGAACTGAAGGCGAAATTCGATCACTACATGGCTCTGGAGGAAGCGGCGCAAAGCTTTACCACTTGGCGGCTCAATGCCGTCCCTGGGCTGGTCCAGACTCTCGAGTACCGTCGCGCGATCACATGGACCGAGTCACCCGACATGCCGCCGGAACAGGTGGACAAGCGCGTCGAGATGTTCATCCGGCGTCAGGCCCGATTGAAAGATCCTGATTTCAGGATGGAAGTTCTCCTGTCGGAGTTCGCTCTCCGGGACCAGATCGGCGGCCCGAGTGTGATGCACGAGCAGCTGCATTACCTCCTGGAGGCGTCCGAGCTGCCTAATGTGACCATCCGCATCGTGCCGTTCGACGCCTCTGGGCATCTGGGCTCGATCGTTGGATCGTTTGCGCTGCTGGAGTTTCCGCGACTGCCTGCAACCGGACTGATCGCGCCGCCCGTAGTCTACGTGGAGGGATATGCGGGAGACCTCTACCTGGAGTTGGAGGCGGACGTCGACCGTTATCGCCATGCGTTGCAAGAGATCGGCCGGGTAGCGTTGGGTGAAGCCGAGTCCAGGGCGTTCATCCTGGCGGTAGCAAAGGAGTATGGCGAATGA
- a CDS encoding AAA family ATPase: MTSSVPQLVHLNGPPGIGKSTIAEMYASRHPGTLRLDIDYLHRLVGGWQDRETQTHRLLRPVALAMATSHLRGGHDVLLPQCLATIHEIKEFEEAARRANAKFREVVLLDSRKSAIERFERRTKENDDEWIQHSARVIELEGGSLFLAGIYDKLLAVLEERPSAVVLTNMWGDPEGTYERLVASLNYRMA; this comes from the coding sequence ATGACGTCGTCCGTGCCGCAGCTGGTCCATCTCAACGGACCGCCCGGAATCGGCAAGTCGACTATCGCCGAGATGTATGCGTCGCGCCATCCCGGCACATTGCGCCTCGACATCGACTACCTTCATCGGCTCGTCGGAGGGTGGCAGGATCGTGAGACGCAGACTCACCGGCTGCTTCGACCGGTGGCGCTGGCCATGGCTACCAGCCATCTGCGAGGTGGGCATGATGTCCTGCTCCCGCAGTGCCTCGCCACGATCCACGAGATCAAGGAGTTCGAGGAAGCCGCGCGCCGAGCGAACGCGAAATTTCGCGAGGTGGTGCTGCTGGACTCCCGGAAGAGCGCTATCGAAAGATTCGAACGCCGCACCAAAGAAAATGATGACGAATGGATTCAACATAGCGCCAGGGTGATCGAACTGGAGGGCGGCTCACTGTTCCTGGCGGGGATATACGACAAACTGCTGGCGGTACTCGAGGAACGCCCCTCCGCTGTGGTTCTAACCAATATGTGGGGAGACCCGGAAGGTACCTATGAGCGACTCGTGGCCAGTCTGAACTATCGGATGGCATGA
- a CDS encoding MBL fold metallo-hydrolase, which yields MYCHLPVVTEFDERPTGFVAPNLSPEGLRLQPQEVGEGAWALMANQFPKDNNGLIVGERAALVVDSGITPGIGRHIQDVAAELTGTPIRYLANTTFHGDHTFGNAAFPDAVTIFSSRLNKAAMTDLSAEKRIRTESMYGDNGLDTVHTWRRPDVVFDRFCEIDLGGRVVHLWHLGPGNGSGDTIVHVPDARVAWTGNFAMPAGVVPMMLIGDPLGYARTLRTMQAILPLDTLVPGHGFLGAAEPGISGLISYCEHLAAAVGRAHEAGVPVEELYDELPTWDIELPATEPFRALAASLHRLNILLTYRWMDGVRAALVR from the coding sequence ATGTACTGCCACCTGCCCGTCGTCACCGAATTCGACGAAAGGCCAACCGGATTCGTCGCACCGAATCTCAGTCCCGAGGGCCTGCGCCTGCAGCCACAGGAAGTCGGCGAGGGCGCCTGGGCGCTGATGGCCAACCAATTCCCCAAGGACAACAACGGACTGATCGTGGGTGAGCGCGCGGCGCTGGTCGTGGACTCCGGGATCACTCCCGGGATCGGCCGCCACATCCAGGACGTGGCCGCCGAGCTGACCGGCACACCGATCAGATACCTCGCCAACACCACATTCCACGGCGATCACACCTTCGGCAACGCCGCGTTCCCCGATGCGGTGACGATCTTCTCCTCGCGGCTGAACAAGGCCGCGATGACCGATCTCTCGGCGGAGAAACGAATCCGGACCGAGAGCATGTACGGCGACAACGGACTCGATACCGTGCACACCTGGCGGCGTCCGGACGTGGTGTTCGATCGGTTCTGCGAGATCGATCTCGGCGGCCGGGTCGTGCACCTGTGGCATCTGGGGCCGGGCAACGGGTCCGGCGACACCATCGTCCACGTCCCCGATGCCAGGGTGGCCTGGACCGGCAACTTCGCCATGCCCGCCGGAGTCGTGCCGATGATGCTGATCGGCGATCCGCTCGGCTATGCCCGGACATTGCGCACCATGCAGGCCATCCTTCCGCTGGACACGCTGGTGCCGGGGCACGGTTTCCTCGGCGCCGCCGAACCCGGCATATCCGGACTGATCTCCTACTGCGAACACCTCGCGGCCGCGGTTGGCCGCGCCCATGAGGCGGGTGTTCCGGTCGAGGAGCTCTACGACGAGTTGCCCACCTGGGACATCGAACTGCCCGCCACCGAGCCGTTCCGCGCATTGGCGGCGTCGCTGCACCGGCTCAACATCCTGCTCACCTACCGCTGGATGGACGGCGTCCGCGCAGCGTTGGTCCGATGA
- a CDS encoding alcohol dehydrogenase catalytic domain-containing protein, which translates to MRAVWLDKVGGPWRVTEVPDPSVVPGGVLVDVLAVRVPSYTRQVLNGDLGYDLPVPLVPGPTCIGRVVAVAEDVFGIEVGGVVLCNSLYSSAEVLGSPDEILIGWTGTGTAVRCFEQD; encoded by the coding sequence GTGCGTGCTGTGTGGTTGGACAAGGTCGGTGGGCCTTGGCGGGTTACCGAGGTGCCCGACCCGTCGGTGGTCCCGGGCGGTGTTCTGGTGGACGTGCTGGCGGTCCGGGTACCGTCGTACACCCGCCAGGTATTGAACGGGGACCTGGGCTATGACCTGCCGGTCCCGCTCGTTCCTGGCCCGACCTGCATCGGACGGGTCGTGGCGGTGGCCGAGGATGTGTTCGGGATCGAGGTCGGCGGGGTGGTGTTGTGCAACTCGCTGTATTCCTCGGCGGAGGTGCTCGGCTCCCCGGATGAGATCCTCATCGGCTGGACCGGTACCGGCACCGCCGTTCGGTGTTTCGAGCAGGACTGA
- the arsB gene encoding ACR3 family arsenite efflux transporter: protein MTTTSEPAAVVGKLSTLDRFLPVWIGAAMVAGLLLGRLVPGLGAGLSAVQVDGISLPIAVGLLVMMYPVLAKVRYDRLDAVTGDRRLLLGSLVLNWVIGPALMFALAWLLLPDLPAYRTGLIIVGLARCIAMVIIWNDLACGDREAAAVLVALNSIFQVVMFAVLGWLYLSALPGWLGLAQTAIHTSPWQIAKSVLIFLGIPLLAGFGTRRLGEKARGRTWYESTLLPRLGPWALYGLLFTIVILFALQGRQITAHPVDVVRIALPLLAYFALMWGGGYLLGALLHLGYARTTTMAFTAAGNNFELAIAVAIATYGASSGQALAGVVGPLIEVPVLVGLVYVSLVLRNRLSRNDVQH from the coding sequence GTGACCACCACGTCGGAGCCCGCTGCGGTCGTCGGCAAGCTGTCCACCCTGGACCGGTTCCTGCCCGTGTGGATCGGGGCCGCCATGGTCGCGGGCCTGCTGCTGGGCCGTCTGGTCCCCGGCCTGGGTGCCGGGTTGTCGGCGGTGCAGGTGGACGGGATCTCGCTCCCGATCGCGGTCGGTCTGCTGGTGATGATGTACCCGGTGCTCGCGAAGGTCCGCTACGACCGCCTCGACGCCGTCACCGGCGACCGCCGCCTCCTGCTCGGATCGCTCGTGCTGAACTGGGTGATCGGCCCCGCGTTGATGTTCGCCCTGGCGTGGCTGTTGCTGCCGGATCTGCCCGCATACCGGACCGGACTGATCATCGTCGGTCTGGCCCGCTGCATCGCGATGGTGATCATCTGGAACGACCTCGCCTGCGGCGACCGTGAAGCCGCCGCCGTGCTGGTCGCGCTCAACTCGATCTTCCAGGTCGTCATGTTCGCGGTCCTCGGCTGGCTCTACCTGTCGGCGCTGCCGGGCTGGCTCGGGTTGGCGCAGACCGCGATCCACACCTCGCCGTGGCAGATCGCGAAATCGGTGCTGATCTTCCTCGGTATCCCGTTGCTGGCCGGATTCGGCACCCGCCGCCTCGGCGAAAAGGCCAGGGGCCGAACGTGGTACGAATCCACCCTGCTGCCCCGGCTCGGGCCGTGGGCACTGTACGGGCTGCTGTTCACGATCGTGATCCTGTTCGCCCTGCAGGGCCGCCAGATCACCGCCCACCCCGTCGATGTCGTAAGAATCGCGCTGCCGCTGCTGGCGTACTTCGCGCTCATGTGGGGCGGCGGCTACCTACTCGGCGCACTCCTGCACCTCGGGTACGCGCGTACCACCACGATGGCGTTCACCGCCGCGGGCAACAACTTCGAACTCGCCATCGCCGTCGCGATCGCCACCTACGGCGCCTCCTCCGGCCAAGCCCTCGCCGGAGTCGTCGGGCCCCTCATCGAGGTCCCTGTCCTCGTCGGACTCGTCTACGTTTCTCTCGTGTTACGAAACCGCCTCTCCCGCAACGATGTTCAGCACTAA
- a CDS encoding ArsR/SmtB family transcription factor, with protein sequence MFKALSDPVRLRLLSAIASRVGQEACVCDVSDGIDVSQPTISHHLKVLREAGLLTSERRASWVYYRVVPEALQRLSQLLAIEAGAAVTA encoded by the coding sequence ATGTTCAAGGCACTGTCGGACCCGGTGCGGCTGCGGCTGCTGTCGGCGATCGCGTCCAGGGTCGGGCAGGAGGCGTGCGTGTGCGATGTGTCCGACGGCATCGACGTCAGCCAGCCCACCATCTCCCACCATCTGAAAGTGCTGCGCGAGGCCGGATTGCTGACCAGCGAACGCCGCGCGTCCTGGGTGTACTACCGAGTGGTACCCGAAGCGCTGCAACGGCTTTCGCAGCTGCTGGCGATCGAGGCCGGTGCGGCGGTGACCGCGTGA
- a CDS encoding DUF397 domain-containing protein, translating into MNVDLSEAKWIKSSRSTSSGGECVEVAHLGGGHVGVRDSKNPSGPALVFTSSEWTAFTSGVKDGGFNIPA; encoded by the coding sequence ATGAACGTTGACCTGTCTGAGGCGAAGTGGATCAAGTCGAGCCGTAGCACCAGTTCGGGCGGGGAATGCGTGGAGGTGGCCCACCTGGGCGGTGGTCATGTCGGAGTCAGGGACAGCAAGAACCCGTCCGGTCCCGCGCTCGTCTTCACCTCCTCGGAGTGGACGGCTTTCACGAGTGGAGTAAAGGACGGCGGGTTCAACATCCCCGCGTGA
- a CDS encoding alpha/beta hydrolase: protein MTTISHVRQCNPQSMVNFAADLAAQNGTFTARVEQMDHDVVSAMNSWQGEAAAAASARGLSQKLAGNHLGETVVALADHFNGYGSELDGYRTTLLNIVDHDLPHAGMVVDDGGNVTAPMMPSKTGASTAPLAVVLIQQALDAQASGFQTRIKTLLVQFGDAEAKAAQAITSELQHLGEYEKTPDGPPVRSQVQDILDGRAQLPTDPKQLHDFWETLTPAEKDALWRHDQYLGNRDGLPVVDRDHYNRMKLQDELARAQAGDPAVKNRLDDLHTVVSSISGPDRYLMLLDTQTGHNAHAAVSIGNPDTADHVATYVPGTGAQPSKMSDDMLRSQKMFDRGRASGAEHPAVIAWIGYDTPPTPVDVGQHLDPFNWDVNDASNRKYADAGVSALDRFQDGLRASHDGAPSYNSVVAHSYGTTLVGDAAAHGRSINADAVALVASPGTTVNHASDLHLTGVPQDQVPNHVFATKAQHDMIQMALLADPFGASPTNPEFGAQVFASDPGQDGHTGYTTAAHSQYWDFVNGKPCKSLVNLGDIIAGHTPTVK from the coding sequence ATGACCACGATCAGCCATGTGCGGCAATGCAATCCGCAATCGATGGTCAACTTTGCCGCCGATCTGGCTGCGCAAAACGGCACCTTCACGGCTCGTGTGGAGCAGATGGACCACGATGTCGTCTCCGCTATGAACAGTTGGCAGGGGGAGGCGGCCGCGGCGGCATCGGCGCGGGGACTGTCGCAGAAGCTGGCGGGTAATCATCTCGGGGAGACGGTCGTTGCGCTCGCCGACCACTTCAACGGCTACGGCAGCGAACTCGACGGCTACCGGACAACACTGCTGAACATTGTCGACCACGACCTCCCGCACGCTGGCATGGTCGTCGACGACGGCGGCAATGTCACTGCGCCGATGATGCCGTCGAAAACGGGTGCGTCGACCGCGCCGCTCGCGGTCGTGCTGATACAGCAGGCGTTGGATGCGCAGGCATCGGGTTTTCAGACTCGGATCAAGACCTTGCTGGTCCAGTTCGGGGATGCGGAAGCCAAAGCGGCACAAGCAATTACGTCCGAGCTTCAGCACCTGGGCGAGTACGAGAAGACGCCGGACGGGCCACCGGTCCGCTCGCAGGTCCAAGATATCCTCGACGGCAGGGCACAGCTGCCGACAGACCCGAAGCAACTGCACGACTTCTGGGAAACTCTGACCCCGGCAGAGAAGGACGCGCTGTGGCGGCATGATCAATACCTCGGTAATCGAGATGGTCTGCCGGTGGTCGACCGCGATCACTACAACCGGATGAAGTTGCAGGACGAACTTGCTCGCGCTCAAGCCGGTGACCCCGCGGTCAAGAACAGGCTTGACGATCTCCATACGGTCGTGTCCTCGATCAGCGGGCCTGATCGCTACCTTATGCTGCTCGACACTCAAACCGGTCACAATGCGCACGCAGCGGTATCCATCGGTAATCCCGATACTGCCGACCATGTTGCCACCTACGTGCCCGGCACGGGAGCGCAGCCATCCAAGATGTCCGACGATATGCTGAGGTCTCAGAAAATGTTCGACAGGGGCCGAGCGAGTGGTGCGGAACATCCCGCGGTGATTGCATGGATCGGATACGACACGCCCCCTACGCCGGTGGATGTCGGGCAGCATTTGGACCCGTTCAACTGGGACGTGAATGATGCGTCGAACCGCAAGTACGCCGATGCGGGAGTCTCCGCGCTGGACCGGTTCCAGGATGGCTTACGAGCCTCACACGATGGCGCACCGTCGTACAATTCGGTAGTGGCGCACAGTTACGGCACCACACTCGTGGGCGACGCGGCGGCTCACGGGCGCAGCATCAATGCTGACGCGGTGGCACTTGTAGCCAGCCCGGGGACTACGGTGAACCATGCCTCCGACCTCCATTTGACGGGTGTCCCGCAAGATCAGGTGCCGAACCACGTATTCGCTACCAAGGCACAGCACGATATGATTCAGATGGCATTGCTGGCCGATCCGTTCGGTGCCAGTCCGACAAATCCCGAGTTCGGAGCGCAGGTGTTCGCATCAGATCCCGGTCAGGATGGCCATACCGGTTACACCACCGCAGCGCACAGTCAATACTGGGATTTCGTCAACGGGAAACCGTGTAAGTCTCTGGTCAATCTCGGCGACATCATCGCCGGACACACCCCTACGGTGAAATGA
- a CDS encoding ArsI/CadI family heavy metal resistance metalloenzyme, giving the protein MSRVQLALNVDDIDQAVRFYSTLFNTEPAKRKPGYANFAISEPPLKLVLIENTGHGGSVNHLGVEVESSDQVHAEIARLSQAGLFTEEQIATTCCFAIQDKVWVTAPDTERWEVYTVLADSESFGTTPELGDTEAVQACCGSDAEAKAVASGSGCCS; this is encoded by the coding sequence ATGTCTCGCGTCCAACTCGCCCTCAACGTCGACGACATCGACCAGGCGGTCCGGTTCTACTCGACCTTGTTCAACACCGAACCCGCCAAGCGCAAGCCCGGTTACGCGAACTTCGCCATCTCCGAGCCGCCGCTGAAGCTGGTGCTCATCGAGAACACCGGGCACGGCGGCAGCGTCAACCACCTCGGCGTCGAGGTCGAATCCTCCGACCAAGTGCACGCCGAGATCGCACGCCTGTCGCAGGCGGGCCTGTTCACCGAGGAGCAGATCGCGACCACGTGTTGCTTCGCCATCCAGGACAAGGTCTGGGTCACCGCACCCGACACCGAACGCTGGGAGGTCTACACCGTCCTCGCCGACAGTGAATCCTTCGGCACCACACCCGAACTCGGCGACACCGAAGCCGTGCAGGCGTGCTGCGGCAGCGACGCCGAGGCCAAGGCGGTCGCGTCCGGTTCCGGCTGCTGCTCGTAA
- a CDS encoding arsenate reductase ArsC: protein MTDNSLAHANTLTIDHRLALKTAATRLNREFANFFGTETIESYLYSSFHQSASRATVVNFLPLLAERFARQRLHALAKAEGKMPTGKPTVLFLCTHNAGRSHMALGYFTHLAGDHAVAWSGGSEPGHEINPVAVEAMAEVGIDIAREYPKPWTEEILHAADVIITMGCGDACPIYPGRRYENWDLPDPDGQPLDVVRGIREQIGNRVRGLLDELNIPVD, encoded by the coding sequence ATGACCGACAACTCGCTCGCGCACGCCAACACCCTCACCATCGACCACCGACTCGCGTTGAAGACCGCCGCGACCCGGCTGAACCGCGAGTTCGCCAACTTCTTCGGCACCGAGACCATCGAAAGCTACCTGTACTCCTCGTTCCACCAATCCGCCTCCCGCGCTACCGTTGTCAACTTCCTGCCCCTGCTGGCCGAACGCTTCGCCCGCCAACGCCTGCACGCCCTCGCCAAGGCGGAAGGCAAGATGCCGACCGGCAAGCCCACGGTGCTGTTCCTGTGCACCCACAACGCCGGACGCTCCCACATGGCACTCGGCTATTTCACCCACCTCGCCGGAGACCACGCCGTCGCCTGGTCCGGCGGCTCCGAACCCGGCCACGAAATCAACCCGGTCGCGGTCGAAGCCATGGCCGAGGTCGGCATCGACATCGCCCGCGAATACCCCAAACCCTGGACCGAGGAAATCCTGCACGCCGCCGACGTCATCATCACCATGGGCTGCGGCGACGCCTGCCCCATCTACCCCGGCCGCCGCTACGAGAACTGGGACCTGCCCGACCCAGACGGCCAACCCCTCGACGTCGTGCGCGGCATCCGCGAACAGATCGGCAACCGCGTCCGTGGCCTGCTCGACGAGTTGAACATCCCCGTCGACTGA
- a CDS encoding TetR/AcrR family transcriptional regulator, translating to MIESSEPSQPRRRGRPPKSDGVATRDLLLGAALERFARQGFAATTVRQIAADIGVRDSAIYGHFASKQAIYDALFDEAGPASFEALGIDVASLCAAGPRQAVPELVARVMDGWSEPRARRFLSVLLRDGTGDGGPGGLALAIEAARDRLGEPFLRWQRDGLVRADIPARQLVWELFAPLQIPRLLHLRAYTGESDLAAARVLVADHVSFFLTCVTIPERTN from the coding sequence ATGATCGAGTCCAGCGAGCCGTCGCAACCCAGGCGGCGTGGCCGCCCGCCCAAGAGTGACGGTGTCGCCACCCGGGATCTGCTGTTGGGTGCGGCTTTGGAACGCTTTGCGCGCCAAGGGTTTGCGGCGACCACGGTGCGGCAGATCGCCGCCGATATCGGAGTGCGTGACAGCGCGATCTATGGGCATTTCGCGAGCAAGCAGGCGATCTACGACGCCCTGTTCGATGAAGCGGGACCGGCGTCGTTCGAAGCGCTGGGGATCGATGTGGCGTCGCTGTGTGCGGCAGGTCCGCGACAAGCGGTGCCGGAGTTGGTCGCACGGGTGATGGATGGCTGGTCCGAGCCGAGGGCGCGGCGCTTCCTGAGCGTGCTGCTGCGCGACGGCACCGGCGACGGCGGGCCCGGCGGCTTGGCGCTCGCGATCGAAGCGGCCAGAGATCGGCTCGGAGAACCGTTTCTGCGGTGGCAGCGCGACGGTCTCGTCCGCGCCGACATCCCGGCCCGGCAGCTGGTGTGGGAACTGTTCGCGCCGTTGCAGATTCCGCGCCTGCTGCATTTGCGTGCCTACACCGGCGAGTCCGACCTGGCGGCGGCCCGCGTGCTGGTCGCCGACCACGTGTCGTTCTTCCTGACGTGTGTCACCATCCCCGAGAGGACCAACTGA
- a CDS encoding DUF3558 family protein codes for MKVTDQRDPEEPLWDPRKITHDVWRRIGVDPATLSSNIAGFTHLHGFKRYGGHDTLRTYAVDVWSQVSTVGDFERGEARAEFVPVTIAGRQGLRYRPTSDRTGDQCHLIFPSPQGSYSITVTRLDSRSPVVPCDRVVEVAKIVVPWLPD; via the coding sequence ATGAAGGTTACCGATCAGAGGGACCCCGAAGAACCGCTCTGGGACCCTCGCAAGATCACCCACGACGTATGGCGGCGGATCGGCGTCGACCCCGCCACGCTCAGCTCGAACATCGCTGGTTTCACCCACCTCCACGGGTTCAAACGATACGGCGGCCACGACACCCTGCGGACCTACGCGGTCGATGTGTGGTCCCAAGTCTCCACAGTCGGCGACTTCGAACGCGGAGAAGCCCGAGCCGAATTCGTGCCGGTCACGATCGCGGGGCGCCAGGGTCTGCGCTATCGCCCGACATCCGACCGGACCGGCGATCAATGCCACCTGATCTTTCCCTCACCCCAGGGCTCCTACAGCATCACCGTGACTCGACTGGACTCGCGGAGCCCTGTCGTCCCGTGCGACCGAGTTGTCGAGGTTGCGAAGATTGTGGTTCCGTGGCTGCCCGACTGA